The Rhizobiaceae bacterium genome contains the following window.
CCGAGATTGAACAGCTGGCCTTCGGACCCGGCCGCAAGCAGGCGGAACCCCATCTTGACGACCCTGCCCGCGATCTTCGGATCGACGACATATATGGCGGCATATTTTCCGGCTTCGCGGGTGCGTTTCGCAATCTCCGCAACCGTCCCCATCATCTCCTCGAGGGTCGAATCCACGACCGCGCCCTTGCTCCACGCGATGGAAAAATCTGAAGGCCCGACGAAAATGCCGTCGATTCCGGGCACGCCGAGAATGCCGTCCAGCGCATCGAACGCCGCACGCGTCTCGACCATGGCAAACGCCAATATGCGGTCGTTGCTCTTTTGCAGCCATTCCTGCGGGTTGACCTTGCCATAGCGGGGCGCGCCGAAGGTCGGGCCCCATGAACGTTCACCCACGGGCGGATATTTCATCGACGCGGCAAACTTCGTCGCATCCTCGACCGAATTGATCATCGGGGCAATGACGGCATCGGCCCCGAAATCCAGCGCGCGGCTTGCCATGTCGAACCGGCCGACCGGTATGCGCACCAACACCGGCTTGCCCGCCTTCTGGACCGGCACGATGGATCGCAGCACACTGTCCTCGTGATGACCGCCATGCTGCATATCGAGCGTGACCGCGTCGAACGGCTGTCCGGCGAGCAATTCCACCGTCAGAGCGTCCGGCACGCCGGACCAGGCTGTTATCGTGACTTCATCGGCGGCGAGGCGTTCTGCGAGGCTCATCAACACTCTTCCCTGCTGTACGGGGCGATGATTCCCGCATGGCGCCAAAAAGGCAAAGAAAAACCGCCCGGCAGGCGGGCGGTTCGATGTGGTCCAATGAGGAGTGCTAGCTGTTGCGCACGTCCTCGACGGCCTTGGCCATCAGCTCGTCCATGGTCCTGCGGATCTGGTGCTCCGACTGGTCGACGCCGGCGGCCTCGAAATCGGCCTTGACCTTGCGCAGCACGTCATGGTCGCCCGCCTCCTGAATATCGGACAGCACGACTTCCTTAGCATATGCCTCGGCATCCGCCCCGGTCTTGCCGAGCTTTTCCGCCGCCCAAAGGCCGAGCGCCTTGTTGCGCCGCGCGCTGGCCCGGAAACGAATCTCCTCATCGATGGCGAACTTGCGCTCAAACCCCTCTTCGCGGTCCTTCATGCTGCTCATGTTCATTCCCTCTGGATGTTTCCCGATGCTGCACATAGATGTAAGCGTGAAACGCACAAATCAAAAGGTGGCTCCCCGGTCAAGCTCTCGCGAGGTGTGCTGCAATGCAAAATCGCATGCGTCATTCCGGTTGATTGGCGCAATTGACAATTGAGACGCGCCGCGGATTGGGCTAGAGCCTGAAACGGGTTCGTTAAACCGCCTTTCAGGGAGCCGTATTGGCACAATCCCTTTCAACCAGAGATTTTCCGCGATGAAATCACGCCGCCGCATCTACGAAGGCAAGGCCAAAATTCTCTATGAAGGCCCGGAGCCGGGTACGCTCATCCAGTTTTTCAAGGATGACGCCACCGCCTTCAATAAAAAGAAGCACGAGATCGTTGACGGCAAGGGTGTGCTCAATAACCGCATATCCGAGCATATCTTCGTGCATCTGAACCGGATGGGCATCCCGACCCACTTCATTCGCCGCCTCAACATGCGCGAACAGCTCATCAAGGAAGTCGAGATCATTCCGCTCGAAGTCGTGGTGCGCAACATCGCCGCCGGTTCGCTTGCCAAGCGCCTCGGCATCGAGGAAGGCACCGTGCTTCCGCGTTCGATCATCGAGTTCTATTACAAGGCTGATGCGCTGGACGACCCGATGGTCTCCGAGGAGCACATCACCGCCTTCGGGTGGGCAAGCCCGCAGGAAATCGACGACATCATGGCGCTGGCGATCCGCGTCAATGATT
Protein-coding sequences here:
- a CDS encoding phosphoribosylaminoimidazolesuccinocarboxamide synthase, giving the protein MKSRRRIYEGKAKILYEGPEPGTLIQFFKDDATAFNKKKHEIVDGKGVLNNRISEHIFVHLNRMGIPTHFIRRLNMREQLIKEVEIIPLEVVVRNIAAGSLAKRLGIEEGTVLPRSIIEFYYKADALDDPMVSEEHITAFGWASPQEIDDIMALAIRVNDFLSGLFLGVGIQLVDFKMECGRLFEGDMMRIVVADEISPDSCRLWDVNTQDKLDKDRFRRDMGGLVEAYQEVARRLGIMNENESARPTGPVLVATNEEPKGTKH
- a CDS encoding DUF1476 domain-containing protein; translated protein: MSSMKDREEGFERKFAIDEEIRFRASARRNKALGLWAAEKLGKTGADAEAYAKEVVLSDIQEAGDHDVLRKVKADFEAAGVDQSEHQIRRTMDELMAKAVEDVRNS
- a CDS encoding HpcH/HpaI aldolase/citrate lyase family protein, whose translation is MSLAERLAADEVTITAWSGVPDALTVELLAGQPFDAVTLDMQHGGHHEDSVLRSIVPVQKAGKPVLVRIPVGRFDMASRALDFGADAVIAPMINSVEDATKFAASMKYPPVGERSWGPTFGAPRYGKVNPQEWLQKSNDRILAFAMVETRAAFDALDGILGVPGIDGIFVGPSDFSIAWSKGAVVDSTLEEMMGTVAEIAKRTREAGKYAAIYVVDPKIAGRVVKMGFRLLAAGSEGQLFNLGATALLDAVSQSIKS